In Nicotiana tabacum cultivar K326 chromosome 11, ASM71507v2, whole genome shotgun sequence, a single window of DNA contains:
- the LOC107781746 gene encoding trihelix transcription factor DF1-like yields the protein MLETSVLLENSATAAAGGAAVTQAVELKNDGGSGGGSVGGGSEEEERSRGELEGEKNNISGGNRWPHDETLALLKIRSQMDIAFRDSNLKGPLWDEISRKMVELGYNRNAKKCREKFENIYKYHKRTKDGRSGRQTGKNYRFFEQLELLDNQVNRTDTTTSISMPVPMPMPMTMIKPATSGCQDFTYRNQGFNPEFMSTSTSTTSSSGKESDGSVKKKRKLAGYFERLMKQVLDKQEDLQNKFLEAIEKCERDRIEREETWKMQEIARLKKEKEALANERAISAAKDAAVIAFLQKISEQTVQVQSPMKLSHEKKTENSSVKTVESQENVLQQDNDKQENMLDKQDIIDSAGENSFHMSSCRWPKAEVEALIKLRTNVDLQYPDNGSPKGPLWEDISSGMKKLGYDRNAKRCKEKWENINKYYRRVKESQKRRPEDSKTCPYFHLLDSIYQNKSKKQLLSSENPGSSMKAGELLMQIMNQQQQQQQQLETENIHRQNVEQSQ from the exons atgctGGAAACTTCAGTGTTGTTGGAGAATTCAGCTACTGCTGCTGCTGGTGGCGCCGCCGTAACTCAGGCTGTGGAGCTGAAGAATGACGGCGGCAGCGGTGGTGGTAGTGTCGGTGGAGGCTCGGAAGAGGAAGAAAGAAGCAGAGGGGAATTAGAAGGTGAAAAGAATAATATATCAGGTGGGAATCGTTGGCCACATGATGAAACTTTGGCTTTGCTCAAAATAAGGTCTCAGATGGACATTGCATTTCGTGATTCCAATCTCAAAGGCCCTCTTTGGGATGAAATTTCTAG GAAAATGGTTGAGCTAGGGTATAATCGAAATGCAAAGAAATGCAGGGAGAAATTTGAGAATATTTATAAGTATCACAAAAGAACAAAAGATGGTAGATCTGGTAGACAAACTGGGAAAAATTATCGATTTTTCGAGCAATTAGAGCTTTTGGACAACCAGGTTAATAGGACAGATACAACAACATCAATTTCAATGCCAGTACCAATGCCTATGCCGATGACAATGATAAAACCAGCCACTAGTGGATGTCAAGATTTCACTTATCGAAACCAAGGTTTTAATCCGGAGTTCATGTCTACGTCCACGTCTACAACCTCTTCCTCGGGTAAGGAATCCGATGGTAGtgtgaagaagaaaaggaaattggCTGGTTATTTTGAGAGGTTGATGAAGCAAGTGTTGGACAAGCAAGAGGATTTGCAAAACAAGTTCTTGGAAGCAATAGAAAAATGCGAGAGGGATCGGATAGAGAGGGAAGAAACTTGGAAGATGCAGGAAATAGCaagattaaagaaagaaaaagaagcacTAGCCAATGAAAGAGCAATTTCTGCTGCCAAAGATGCAGCAGTGATTGCTTTCTTGCAGAAAATCTCAGAGCAAACCGTTCAAGTACAGTCGCCAATGAAATTATCTCATGAAAAGAAGACTGAGAATTCGTCGGTGAAAACTGTTGAAAGCCAAGAGAATGTTTTGCAGCAAGACAATGATAAGCAAGAGAACATGTTAGACAAACAAGATATAATAGACAGTGCTGGTGAGAATTCGTTTCATATGAGTTCTTGTCGATGGCCTAAAGCAGAAGTTGAAGCATTGATCAAGTTAAGAACGAACGTTGACTTGCAATATCCAGACAATGGATCACCAAAAGGGCCTCTATGGGAAGATATCTCATCTGGTATGAAAAAGCTTGGATATGATAGAAATGCCAAGAGGTGTAAAGAGAAATGGGAGAACATAAACAAGTATTATAGGAGAGTTAAAGAAAGCCAAAAGAGGAGGCCAGAAGATTCAAAAACGTGTCCTTATTTTCATCTACTGGATTCTATCTATCAAAACAAGTCCAAGAAACAATTGCTCAGTTCAGAAAATCCAGGTTCTAGTATGAAGGCTGGAGAGTTACTAATGCAAATAATGAaccaacaacagcagcagcagcaacagttgGAAACAGAAAATATTCACAGACAAAATGTTGAACAAAGTCAATAA